From Thermoflavifilum aggregans, a single genomic window includes:
- the rnhA gene encoding ribonuclease HI encodes MKKSTHNEVIIYTDGASRGNPGPGGYGVILISGNHKKELSAGYRLTTNNRMELMAVIAALEALKKKNLQVKIYTDSNYIVNAIRKGWLNDWIAKDFKGKKNKDLWLRLHNLMQQHKVEFHWVKGHNENPYNNRCDQLATHAADHAALLIDTGYEPSASHPTHISSLS; translated from the coding sequence ATGAAAAAATCAACCCACAACGAAGTTATTATCTATACCGATGGTGCCTCGCGCGGAAATCCCGGTCCTGGCGGATATGGCGTGATCCTCATCAGCGGTAATCACAAAAAAGAACTTTCTGCCGGCTACCGGCTTACTACCAACAACCGCATGGAACTGATGGCTGTGATTGCAGCCCTGGAAGCCTTGAAGAAAAAAAATCTGCAGGTGAAAATTTATACAGACAGCAATTATATTGTAAATGCCATCCGGAAAGGATGGCTGAACGACTGGATAGCAAAGGATTTCAAAGGAAAGAAAAACAAAGATCTGTGGTTGCGCCTGCATAATTTGATGCAGCAACATAAAGTAGAATTTCATTGGGTGAAAGGACATAATGAGAATCCATACAACAACCGTTGTGATCAGCTCGCCACACATGCAGCCGATCATGCCGCACTGCTTATTGATACCGGATATGAACCATCAGCATCGCATCCCACCCATATTTCTTCCTTATCCTGA
- a CDS encoding dihydrolipoamide acetyltransferase family protein, with translation MPLVDLIMPKMGESIMEATILKWLKKPGDPVQQDEPVLEIATDKVDSEVPSTVSGELAEILYEENQVVPVGAVIARIKTEQEVSNAAESYDFHIEETPHAEQVQATTAEETSSASSAYTLSTAASAAGSGKANSGFYSPLVLMIAKNEGIPLSELEQIKGTGADGRVTKHDILEYVARRKAGQTQAQPASAHESSASRQESVSLWQPAEKPQDQRVEIIEMDRMRKLIAEHMVRSKHTSPHVTSFAEADVTNLVQWRERIKKDFEKREGEKITFTPLFIEAIVKCIKRFPLLNSSVEGDKIIIKKDIHIGMATALPNGNLIVPVIKYADTLNLVGLVKQVNYLAQAARNNKLKPDDTQGGTFTLTNLGTFGSLMGTPIINQPQVAILATGLIKKRPVVIETPQGDTIGIRHMMFLSLSYDHRIIDGMLGATFLSAVVHELESFDPNREI, from the coding sequence ATGCCACTGGTGGATCTGATTATGCCCAAGATGGGTGAAAGTATCATGGAAGCAACCATTTTAAAATGGCTGAAAAAACCAGGTGATCCGGTACAACAGGATGAACCTGTGCTGGAAATAGCAACGGATAAGGTAGATAGCGAAGTACCTTCAACCGTTTCAGGTGAACTTGCTGAAATTTTGTATGAAGAAAATCAAGTAGTGCCTGTAGGTGCAGTGATTGCTCGAATCAAAACGGAACAGGAAGTATCTAATGCCGCTGAATCATACGATTTCCATATTGAAGAAACACCTCATGCCGAACAGGTGCAGGCAACAACTGCAGAAGAAACATCATCCGCCTCATCTGCATACACCCTTTCAACAGCTGCATCTGCAGCCGGTTCCGGCAAGGCAAATTCAGGATTTTATTCTCCGCTGGTGTTGATGATTGCGAAAAATGAAGGCATTCCCTTGTCGGAACTAGAACAAATCAAAGGCACGGGTGCTGATGGAAGGGTCACCAAACATGATATTCTGGAATACGTAGCCCGCCGCAAGGCAGGCCAAACCCAGGCTCAGCCTGCATCTGCGCATGAATCATCGGCAAGCCGCCAGGAATCAGTTTCGCTGTGGCAGCCGGCTGAAAAGCCGCAGGATCAGCGTGTGGAAATCATAGAAATGGATCGCATGCGCAAGCTGATCGCCGAACACATGGTGCGTAGCAAGCATACCAGTCCACACGTCACCAGCTTCGCAGAAGCCGACGTTACCAATCTGGTACAATGGCGGGAAAGAATTAAAAAGGATTTTGAAAAAAGGGAAGGAGAAAAGATTACGTTTACTCCGTTATTCATTGAAGCCATTGTAAAATGCATAAAACGTTTTCCACTCCTAAACAGCTCTGTGGAAGGCGACAAGATCATTATCAAAAAAGATATTCATATCGGCATGGCTACCGCATTGCCCAACGGCAATCTCATTGTACCCGTAATCAAATATGCCGACACATTGAATCTGGTGGGATTGGTGAAACAGGTCAATTATCTAGCACAGGCAGCCCGCAACAACAAACTGAAGCCCGATGACACTCAGGGCGGTACGTTTACGCTTACAAATCTGGGAACTTTCGGCAGCCTGATGGGCACACCCATCATCAATCAGCCACAGGTGGCTATTCTGGCAACCGGCCTTATCAAAAAACGTCCGGTAGTCATTGAAACACCTCAGGGTGATACCATTGGCATCCGGCACATGATGTTTTTATCGCTTTCCTACGATCATCGGATCATCGATGGCATGCTTGGCGCCACATTCCTTTCGGCTGTGGTGCACGAGCTGGAAAGTTTTGATCCGAATCGCGAAATCTAA
- the der gene encoding ribosome biogenesis GTPase Der, protein MAGFTVAIVGRPNVGKSTLFNRLIAERQAIVADVSGVTRDRIYGTSDWNGKTFNVIDTGGFVPDAHDEITRAIARQVEIAMQEADGILFVCDVTTGITDIDDVIADILRKSKTPVWLVVNKVDHYERQLDAQEFYRLGFDPIFPVSAISGSGTGELLDAVVQHIPSESTDTTDETEETLPRIAIVGQPNVGKSSLLNALIGEGRNVVSDMPGTTRDAIHTHYNLFQKSCILIDTAGLRRKDANKDQLEFYATIRAIKAVDEADVCMLLLDATRPMTAQDVNIFSLIIRKGKGVVLLVNKWDAIEKDTHTARRFEEEIRSRIAPFTDVPIIFISAIEKTRIYKALETALDVYARRRQKIPTSQLNETLLPVIEQTPPPSVRGHLIRIKYITQLPASYPTFLFFTNYPDEIRQPYKQFLENQLRKHFSFTGVPLRIYFRKK, encoded by the coding sequence ATGGCTGGATTTACAGTGGCAATTGTCGGACGACCCAATGTAGGCAAATCTACCTTATTCAACCGGCTGATTGCCGAGCGACAGGCTATTGTGGCCGATGTGAGCGGCGTGACCCGTGATCGCATATACGGTACATCCGATTGGAATGGTAAGACCTTTAATGTGATTGATACCGGAGGCTTTGTGCCCGATGCGCATGATGAAATTACCCGTGCTATTGCCCGTCAGGTTGAAATTGCTATGCAGGAAGCCGATGGCATTCTGTTCGTGTGTGACGTAACCACAGGTATTACGGATATTGACGATGTAATTGCCGATATCCTCCGGAAAAGCAAAACTCCCGTATGGCTGGTGGTCAATAAGGTAGATCATTACGAACGACAGCTGGATGCTCAGGAATTTTATCGCCTGGGCTTTGATCCCATCTTCCCTGTTTCGGCCATCAGCGGCAGTGGTACGGGCGAACTGCTCGATGCCGTAGTGCAGCATATCCCTTCTGAAAGCACTGATACTACAGACGAAACCGAAGAAACTCTGCCCCGCATAGCCATCGTAGGGCAACCCAATGTGGGCAAATCTTCCCTGCTGAATGCATTGATAGGTGAAGGACGCAATGTGGTTTCCGATATGCCCGGTACCACGCGCGATGCTATTCATACTCATTACAACCTGTTTCAGAAATCCTGCATCCTAATTGATACAGCCGGCTTGCGAAGAAAAGATGCCAACAAAGATCAGCTTGAATTTTACGCTACCATCCGAGCCATCAAAGCCGTGGACGAAGCCGATGTATGCATGCTGCTGCTCGATGCCACCCGTCCCATGACGGCTCAGGATGTGAATATCTTCAGCCTCATCATCCGCAAGGGAAAGGGTGTGGTGTTGCTGGTCAATAAATGGGATGCCATTGAAAAAGACACCCATACAGCCCGCCGGTTTGAAGAAGAAATCCGCAGCCGCATTGCACCTTTCACCGATGTACCTATCATTTTTATTTCGGCAATCGAAAAAACCCGAATTTACAAAGCGCTGGAAACCGCACTGGATGTGTATGCCCGCCGCAGGCAAAAAATTCCTACCTCACAATTAAATGAAACCCTGCTGCCTGTGATTGAGCAAACTCCCCCACCCTCCGTGCGTGGACACCTGATTCGTATCAAATACATCACACAATTGCCAGCTTCTTATCCTACTTTTCTGTTTTTCACGAATTATCCGGATGAAATTCGTCAACCTTATAAACAGTTTCTGGAAAATCAACTCAGAAAACATTTTTCTTTTACGGGTGTTCCGTTGAGAATATATTTCAGGAAAAAATAA
- a CDS encoding diheme cytochrome c-553, producing the protein MKHKLFLLITGCFGMAWLVFSCHTSNPSNENQSKSASPPVQTYGGFSSQVEWGRHLVAISGCGDCHTPKIMTPQGPVPDTTMFLAGHPAGIPAPAINRREIEQKGFMLTNDLSVWIGPWGISYAANLTPDETGLGTWTEQQFLTAIRKGRWMGVENGRPFLPPMSFIAEGMNRSLSDNELKAIFAYLKTIRPVHNVVPAPVPPLASSSHG; encoded by the coding sequence ATGAAACACAAGCTCTTTCTTTTGATCACGGGCTGCTTTGGCATGGCCTGGTTGGTATTTTCCTGTCACACATCAAATCCGTCTAACGAGAATCAATCAAAATCTGCGTCTCCTCCGGTCCAGACCTACGGAGGTTTTTCCAGTCAAGTTGAGTGGGGCAGGCATCTGGTAGCCATTAGCGGATGTGGGGATTGCCACACCCCCAAGATTATGACGCCGCAAGGGCCTGTGCCCGACACAACCATGTTTCTGGCTGGTCATCCGGCAGGGATTCCTGCACCGGCAATCAATCGCAGAGAAATAGAACAGAAAGGGTTTATGCTCACGAATGACCTGAGCGTATGGATTGGCCCCTGGGGCATTTCCTACGCAGCCAACCTGACACCCGATGAAACAGGGCTGGGTACATGGACAGAACAACAATTTCTGACAGCCATCCGGAAAGGGAGATGGATGGGGGTGGAAAATGGTCGTCCTTTTTTGCCGCCGATGAGTTTTATTGCCGAAGGCATGAACCGAAGCCTCAGCGATAATGAGCTGAAAGCCATCTTTGCTTATCTGAAAACCATTCGGCCTGTGCACAATGTGGTTCCTGCGCCCGTGCCACCATTGGCAAGCTCATCTCATGGATGA
- a CDS encoding DUF2905 domain-containing protein, protein MKELGKLMIWGGGLLLLMGVLVYLFASFGDKLPHWLGRLPGDIRIRRPNFVFYAPITTMLLLSLLLSALMWIIQRFFK, encoded by the coding sequence ATGAAGGAATTAGGTAAACTGATGATTTGGGGAGGAGGTTTATTGCTGCTGATGGGTGTGCTGGTTTATCTGTTTGCATCGTTTGGCGATAAGCTACCGCACTGGCTGGGAAGGCTGCCAGGCGATATCCGCATCCGCAGGCCCAATTTTGTGTTCTATGCACCCATCACCACGATGCTGTTGCTTAGCTTGCTGCTTAGTGCACTGATGTGGATTATTCAACGTTTCTTCAAATAA
- a CDS encoding serine hydrolase domain-containing protein encodes MNMRKPILAMLKPLLFLWIFLLLSRCQSADSRESSHAVLYERITRAKIADSIAERRNAILNSPSTIRMQEALDEYYHHFLGKRFNGAILVARKGVVIYEKYQGYADFSKHIPIDEHTTFQLASTSKPFLAMAVLWLYQRGKLNLNDPVQKYFPNFPYQGVTIKLLLNHRSGLPNYLYCCQSYWKDPSRLMTNQDVVRILCKYHPKPVFKPDTRFNYCNTNYCVLAAIVEEVTHEPLGSFLQRIFFEPLGMHDTYVYTPREPAPAHQSISYDARGRKVRTVPFDGVVGDKNVYSTVEDLLKWDQALYSGTLFPDSILQLAYKPYSFEHPGIHNYGLGWRMLVYPDGQQIIYHNGWWHGNNSVFYRFLKDTTTLIILSNRYDPIVYHVQPVMKILHENDVEGEVDEGG; translated from the coding sequence ATGAACATGCGGAAACCTATCCTGGCTATGCTGAAGCCTTTATTGTTTTTGTGGATATTTCTGTTACTCAGTCGTTGTCAGTCGGCCGATTCCAGGGAATCTTCACATGCAGTATTGTACGAACGGATTACAAGGGCAAAGATAGCCGATTCTATTGCTGAACGGCGAAATGCCATTCTGAACAGTCCCTCCACCATCCGCATGCAGGAAGCACTGGATGAATATTATCATCATTTTCTCGGAAAAAGGTTTAACGGAGCTATTCTGGTAGCCAGAAAGGGGGTAGTGATTTATGAAAAATACCAGGGCTATGCTGATTTTTCCAAGCACATCCCTATTGATGAACATACTACTTTTCAGCTGGCCTCCACATCCAAGCCTTTTCTGGCAATGGCCGTGCTCTGGCTCTACCAGCGGGGCAAACTTAATCTGAATGATCCGGTACAGAAATATTTTCCCAATTTTCCCTATCAGGGCGTAACCATCAAATTGTTGCTCAATCATAGAAGTGGGCTGCCGAATTATCTGTATTGCTGCCAGTCATACTGGAAAGATCCCTCCCGGCTGATGACCAATCAGGATGTAGTTCGTATTTTATGCAAGTATCATCCCAAACCAGTTTTTAAACCCGATACCCGTTTTAATTATTGCAATACCAATTATTGCGTACTGGCAGCCATTGTGGAAGAGGTTACTCATGAACCACTGGGCAGTTTCCTGCAACGAATTTTCTTTGAGCCTCTGGGCATGCACGATACCTATGTGTATACTCCCCGGGAACCCGCACCAGCCCATCAAAGCATCAGCTATGATGCACGGGGACGGAAAGTAAGAACCGTACCTTTTGATGGTGTGGTGGGCGATAAAAATGTATATAGCACAGTGGAAGACCTGTTAAAATGGGACCAGGCGCTTTATTCGGGCACATTGTTTCCCGATAGCATTTTGCAACTGGCGTACAAGCCCTACAGCTTTGAACATCCCGGCATTCACAATTACGGTCTTGGTTGGCGCATGCTGGTGTATCCCGATGGACAGCAGATTATTTACCACAACGGCTGGTGGCATGGAAATAACAGCGTATTCTATCGTTTTCTGAAAGATACCACCACACTGATTATTCTTTCCAACCGCTATGATCCCATTGTATATCATGTGCAGCCGGTAATGAAAATCCTGCATGAAAATGATGTGGAAGGTGAAGTGGACGAAGGCGGATAA
- the era gene encoding GTPase Era yields the protein MFRSGFVSIIGRPNVGKSTLMNRFVGEKISIVTPKAQTTRHRIAGILSSESYQIVFIDTPGILDPAYKLQEKMMEAMHKAVQDADVVLYLTDITESPDEVKSRISSLQLQVPCMLAINKIDLLKSAAGEDEERTVESFLQAYQAFPAVVKILPISAQEGWGLDQLLEALIEYLPEGQPYYPTDELTDKPMRFIVAEIIREKIFLLTREEIPYHTAVVIQSYEDKETLTRIRAEIIVSRESQKGIILGEKGRMIREIGRLAREEIEQMIGRKVFLELFVKVRPGWRENDRFLSSFGYTP from the coding sequence ATGTTTCGTTCAGGCTTTGTAAGCATCATCGGCCGGCCCAATGTAGGGAAAAGCACCCTGATGAATCGTTTCGTCGGGGAAAAAATCTCTATTGTTACACCCAAAGCTCAGACTACTCGTCATCGGATAGCCGGGATTCTGAGCAGTGAGAGCTATCAGATTGTCTTTATAGATACACCCGGTATCCTGGATCCTGCCTACAAGCTGCAGGAAAAGATGATGGAAGCTATGCATAAGGCTGTGCAGGATGCCGATGTAGTGCTGTATCTGACGGATATTACGGAATCGCCCGATGAGGTGAAATCCAGGATTTCTTCCCTTCAGCTGCAGGTGCCTTGCATGCTGGCCATCAATAAAATTGATTTGCTGAAATCTGCTGCCGGAGAAGACGAGGAACGAACGGTGGAGTCGTTTCTACAAGCTTATCAGGCCTTCCCAGCCGTGGTGAAAATCCTGCCAATCTCGGCCCAGGAAGGATGGGGATTGGATCAGTTGCTTGAGGCATTGATCGAATATTTACCCGAAGGTCAGCCTTATTATCCCACAGATGAACTCACGGATAAGCCCATGCGTTTTATTGTGGCAGAAATCATCCGCGAAAAGATTTTTTTGCTTACCCGTGAAGAAATCCCCTATCACACGGCGGTGGTAATTCAGTCGTACGAAGATAAGGAAACGCTTACCCGCATTCGTGCCGAGATTATCGTTAGTCGCGAATCCCAGAAAGGAATTATTTTGGGTGAAAAAGGCCGCATGATCCGGGAAATTGGTAGGCTGGCGCGGGAAGAGATTGAACAGATGATCGGCCGGAAGGTATTCTTGGAATTGTTTGTGAAAGTGCGCCCCGGCTGGCGTGAAAATGACCGCTTTTTATCATCTTTTGGATATACACCCTGA
- a CDS encoding cation diffusion facilitator family transporter, giving the protein MAWSAEKRIMLLSLFLSVCLTLIKTWAYLQTHSIAILSDALESIINIVTAALAMYSVHLAALPRDINHPYGHGKVEFFSVGVEGALIFIAGILIAFKAFQYFLHPYSLQQLDYGIWLIGLTAGVNLLLGLYLVRRGKQLPSLTIQGNGQHILTDAYSTGGLLLALVAIRFSGWDWMDPIASLGIGAWVVRKGYRLVRRSISGLMDEANPELIDQVVDILAKHRKTNWIDIHNFRIQQYGNNYHIDCHLTLPYYYTLEQVHRENETLTQLIREHIRSGDTECFIHVDPCRPYCCSYCQILDCPVRQHPFQETIPWTKKYVLLNQHPSLENTGRLLFNQTNR; this is encoded by the coding sequence ATGGCCTGGTCAGCAGAAAAAAGAATCATGCTGTTGTCGCTCTTTCTGAGCGTGTGTCTTACGCTGATCAAAACCTGGGCTTACCTGCAAACCCATTCCATAGCCATCCTGTCAGATGCACTGGAATCAATAATCAATATTGTTACTGCTGCGCTGGCCATGTATAGCGTACATCTGGCTGCCCTGCCCCGTGATATCAATCATCCCTATGGCCATGGCAAGGTCGAATTCTTTTCCGTAGGCGTGGAAGGGGCATTGATATTTATTGCCGGTATATTGATTGCTTTCAAGGCTTTTCAATATTTCCTGCATCCGTATTCCCTGCAGCAACTGGATTATGGTATCTGGTTAATTGGGCTTACGGCCGGAGTAAATCTGCTGCTGGGATTATATCTGGTTCGCAGGGGCAAACAATTGCCTTCGCTTACCATTCAGGGAAACGGGCAGCATATTCTCACCGACGCCTATTCCACAGGCGGATTATTGCTGGCTCTCGTGGCTATCAGATTCAGCGGATGGGATTGGATGGATCCGATAGCTTCATTGGGCATCGGTGCATGGGTGGTGAGAAAAGGATATCGTTTGGTGCGTCGCTCCATTTCCGGATTGATGGATGAAGCCAATCCGGAATTGATTGATCAGGTTGTAGATATTCTGGCCAAACACCGAAAAACAAACTGGATTGATATTCATAATTTCCGGATTCAGCAATATGGCAACAACTATCATATTGACTGCCATCTTACACTGCCTTATTACTACACACTGGAACAGGTACACCGGGAAAATGAAACCCTGACTCAACTGATCAGGGAGCACATTCGTTCGGGAGATACTGAATGTTTTATTCATGTAGATCCCTGCAGGCCTTATTGCTGTTCATATTGTCAGATCCTGGATTGCCCGGTGCGACAGCATCCGTTTCAGGAAACCATTCCATGGACAAAAAAATACGTGTTGCTGAATCAGCATCCATCCCTTGAAAATACGGGCCGCCTGCTATTTAATCAAACTAACAGGTAA
- a CDS encoding FAD-binding dehydrogenase — MSQSLTIIIGGGLSGLVTAYEITQAGKRVLLLEQENENNLGGQAYWSFGGLFFVNSKEQRRLGIKDSFALAWQDWMGAAAFDREEDYWPKQWAEAYLKFATEEKYNYVTRLGVRFFPIVGWAERGDGTASGHGNSVPRFHICWGTGTGLVKPFVEKAYAAQKKGLLEFKFRHQVTDLVFEDGKLIGVKGNILAEDHHPRGEKSNREIINHFAYRADQVVIASGGIGANLGLVKKNWPSRLGHPPENLVCGVPDYVDGNMLTAAEKAGVKLINKDRMWHYVEGIKNWNPIWSNHGIRILPGPSSLWLDATGKRLPPPLFPGFDTLATLDYIQKSGYDYSWFILNQRIIRKEFALSGSEQNPDLTQRNYKQILNRLFGRQATPPVEAFKKYGEDFIVENDLKKLVQRMNDLTGSSLLDEEKIKNIIMARDREMDNKFGKDAQINYIRSTRKYIGDRLARVAPPHKILDPGNGPLIAVRLRILTRKTLGGIQTNLNGQAFTQDGRVIPNLFAVGEAAGFGGGGMHGYRSLEGTFLGGCLFTGITVGRYIAGKG, encoded by the coding sequence ATGAGCCAGTCGCTGACAATTATCATCGGTGGTGGTCTTTCTGGCCTGGTAACAGCCTATGAAATTACTCAGGCGGGCAAAAGAGTGCTGCTGCTGGAACAGGAAAATGAAAACAACCTGGGAGGTCAGGCCTATTGGTCGTTTGGTGGATTGTTTTTCGTGAATTCCAAAGAACAGAGGCGCTTGGGCATTAAAGATTCCTTTGCCCTGGCGTGGCAAGATTGGATGGGAGCGGCCGCGTTTGACAGGGAGGAAGATTACTGGCCGAAACAATGGGCAGAAGCCTACCTGAAGTTTGCAACCGAAGAAAAATACAACTATGTTACCCGCCTGGGTGTGCGCTTTTTCCCTATTGTGGGCTGGGCCGAAAGGGGTGATGGTACAGCTTCCGGACACGGCAATTCTGTACCCAGGTTTCACATTTGCTGGGGCACTGGTACCGGACTCGTTAAACCGTTTGTTGAAAAAGCCTATGCCGCTCAAAAAAAGGGACTGCTGGAATTCAAATTCAGGCATCAGGTAACCGATCTGGTTTTTGAAGATGGCAAGCTCATCGGTGTAAAAGGAAACATTCTGGCAGAAGATCATCACCCGAGAGGAGAAAAATCGAATCGTGAAATCATCAATCATTTTGCATACCGAGCTGATCAGGTTGTCATTGCATCGGGCGGTATCGGTGCCAATCTCGGTCTCGTAAAAAAGAACTGGCCTTCTCGATTGGGACATCCGCCTGAAAACCTGGTATGCGGCGTACCCGATTATGTGGATGGCAACATGTTAACTGCAGCAGAAAAAGCAGGTGTGAAGCTCATCAACAAAGACAGAATGTGGCACTACGTGGAAGGCATCAAAAACTGGAATCCGATCTGGAGCAATCACGGCATACGCATCCTTCCCGGTCCGTCGTCACTCTGGCTGGATGCAACCGGCAAAAGACTGCCACCCCCTTTATTTCCGGGCTTTGATACACTGGCTACACTGGATTATATCCAAAAATCCGGGTATGATTATTCGTGGTTCATCCTGAATCAGAGAATTATCAGAAAAGAATTTGCGCTCTCGGGCTCAGAACAAAATCCGGATCTGACGCAACGCAACTACAAACAAATACTGAATCGCTTGTTTGGCAGGCAGGCTACCCCGCCGGTTGAGGCTTTTAAAAAATATGGAGAAGATTTTATTGTTGAAAATGATTTGAAAAAACTGGTGCAGCGAATGAACGATCTGACGGGCAGCTCCCTGTTGGATGAGGAAAAAATCAAAAATATCATCATGGCCCGCGATCGTGAAATGGACAACAAATTCGGCAAGGATGCCCAGATCAACTATATCAGAAGCACACGAAAATATATTGGTGACAGGCTTGCCAGGGTAGCACCTCCCCATAAAATACTGGATCCCGGTAACGGACCATTGATCGCGGTGCGGTTGCGTATCCTGACTCGAAAAACACTGGGCGGCATTCAAACCAACCTTAATGGACAAGCTTTCACGCAGGATGGCAGAGTAATTCCCAACCTTTTTGCCGTAGGAGAAGCTGCCGGATTTGGCGGCGGAGGTATGCACGGATATAGAAGCCTCGAAGGAACTTTTCTGGGTGGTTGCCTGTTTACCGGTATAACCGTGGGAAGGTATATCGCAGGAAAAGGATAG
- a CDS encoding acyl-CoA carboxylase subunit beta — protein MESHTLQFNKNEDAYRLLLSHYRRMREQIMLGGGKKQLEKIKKQNKLSARERIQYLIDKGSTFLELGLFAGYGMYEEAGGCPAGGVVAGIGYVSGRQCVIVANDMTVKAGAWFPITAKKHLRMQEIAMQNRLPIIYLVDSAGVFLPMQDEVFPDKEHFGRVFYNNARMSAMGIPQIAAVMGSCVAGGAYLPVMSDELLMVEGNGSMFLAGPYLVKAAIGEEADTETLGGAVMHSSISGTADARFPTDEACLDHIRKLISMLGKPADAGFMHTDARPPRKNPDEIYGLLPDDPTRPYDMQEIIDRLVDDSAFVPYKPDYGKTLICGYAHIEGWAVGIVANQRMPVRTRQGEMQMGGVIYHDSADKAARFVMLCNQKKLPILFLQDVTGFMVGSRSEQAGIIKNGAKLVNAVSNSVVPKITIIAGNSFGAGNYAMCGRAYDPRFIFAWPGARIAVMGGQQAAETLLQIEVSTRKKKGENITPEEEKQLLDKIAKKYTEQMTPHYAAARLWVDEIIDPADTRRYIREALHAANQAPISQDFRTGVLQV, from the coding sequence ATGGAGTCTCATACTTTGCAATTCAATAAAAATGAAGATGCCTATCGGCTGTTGCTGAGTCATTATCGGCGGATGCGTGAACAGATCATGCTGGGGGGAGGCAAAAAGCAACTTGAAAAAATCAAAAAACAAAACAAGCTTTCGGCACGTGAGCGCATTCAATACCTGATTGACAAAGGAAGTACTTTTCTGGAACTGGGATTGTTTGCGGGTTATGGCATGTATGAAGAAGCTGGCGGATGTCCGGCTGGCGGGGTAGTTGCCGGCATAGGTTATGTAAGTGGGCGCCAGTGCGTGATTGTGGCCAATGATATGACGGTAAAGGCAGGAGCCTGGTTTCCCATTACAGCCAAAAAGCACCTGCGGATGCAGGAAATAGCCATGCAAAACCGATTGCCCATCATTTATTTGGTGGACAGCGCCGGCGTGTTTCTGCCGATGCAGGATGAAGTGTTTCCCGACAAGGAACATTTTGGGCGGGTATTTTATAACAATGCGCGGATGAGCGCCATGGGCATTCCGCAAATTGCAGCCGTGATGGGCAGTTGCGTGGCGGGTGGTGCTTATCTGCCGGTGATGAGCGATGAGCTGCTGATGGTGGAGGGCAACGGATCCATGTTTCTGGCTGGGCCTTATCTGGTGAAAGCCGCCATTGGTGAGGAGGCTGACACAGAAACCTTGGGAGGCGCCGTCATGCATAGCAGCATTTCGGGTACAGCCGATGCCCGGTTCCCTACGGATGAAGCCTGTCTGGATCATATCCGTAAACTGATATCTATGCTGGGAAAGCCGGCAGATGCAGGATTCATGCATACCGACGCAAGACCTCCGCGTAAAAATCCCGATGAAATCTATGGTCTGCTGCCCGACGATCCCACGCGGCCTTATGATATGCAGGAAATCATTGACCGGCTTGTGGATGACTCAGCTTTCGTTCCCTACAAACCGGATTATGGCAAAACGCTGATCTGTGGCTATGCCCATATCGAAGGCTGGGCCGTGGGCATCGTGGCCAATCAGCGGATGCCTGTGCGCACACGACAGGGTGAAATGCAGATGGGTGGCGTGATTTATCATGATAGTGCCGATAAAGCTGCGCGTTTTGTGATGCTCTGCAACCAGAAAAAATTGCCCATTCTTTTCCTGCAGGATGTAACCGGCTTCATGGTGGGCTCACGCTCCGAGCAGGCGGGCATCATTAAAAACGGTGCCAAGCTGGTCAATGCCGTATCCAATTCTGTTGTGCCCAAAATTACCATCATCGCTGGCAATTCCTTTGGTGCGGGAAATTACGCCATGTGCGGCCGAGCTTATGATCCGCGTTTTATCTTTGCCTGGCCAGGTGCAAGGATTGCAGTGATGGGTGGACAGCAAGCGGCAGAAACCCTGCTGCAGATTGAAGTAAGCACACGCAAAAAGAAAGGAGAAAACATTACTCCAGAAGAAGAAAAACAACTGCTGGATAAAATTGCAAAAAAATATACCGAACAGATGACACCTCATTATGCTGCTGCCCGGCTTTGGGTGGATGAAATCATTGATCCGGCCGATACACGCAGATATATCCGTGAAGCCTTGCATGCGGCCAACCAGGCCCCTATTTCGCAGGACTTCCGAACAGGCGTGTTGCAAGTATGA